The Pseudomonas sp. Marseille-Q3773 DNA window CCACAAGTACATACATACGTCAGCAAACTGGAATGCCTTGAAGGGGTTGCGTAACAGTGTGCTGGATATGTTGTTCATCAACCGGCCCGGGGTGGAGGGGCGGCTGAGGCATGCCAATCCGGTCGCATGAGTGGCCCGTGGGAATGGGCTTGCATTGCAGCGGCCATGCCGGTGCCCGTGGGTAAACCCACTCCCACGGGGCTGCGCCAGCTGGGCAGCGCGATAACCGTGGGAGGGGCAGATAGCGGGTCAGTGGCCCGCGCCGAGTTCCTCCAGCAAGCCTTTCAGGTAGGCGCTGCCCTGCGCATCCAGTGGCTGCAGTGGAAGGCGGGGGGCGCCGACCGCCTGGCCGAGCATCTGCAAACCGGCCTTGATGGTGGTGGGCAGGCCGCGGCGGGTGATGTACTCCAGCAGTTGGTACTGGCGATAAAACAGTGCACGGGCCTCGCCCAGGTCGCCTTGCTGCACCGCGTCCCACAGCGCCAGGTTCAGTGCCGGGATCAGGTTGGGCGCGGCAGTGCACCAGCCGCTGGCACCGGCCACCAGGGCTTCCAGGGCGAGTGGGTTGCAACCGTTGTAGAAGGCCAGCTGACCCTCGGTGGCCTTGAACATGCGGTGCATGCGCTGGATGTCACCGGTGCTTTCCTTGACCATGGTCACGCTGGGCACTTCATCGAGGATGCGCAGGATCAGCTCTACCGACAGGTCGGTGCCACTGGTCCCCGGGTTGTTGTAGAGCATGATCGGAATGTCGATCGCCGCGCCCACCGCCCGGTAGTGGGCGAGCACTTCGGCTTCGGTGAGCTTCCAGTAGGAAATCGGCAGCACCATCACTGCGGTGGCGCCGCAGGCCTGGGCCAGGCGGGCCCGCTGCACGGTACGTGCGGTGGTCAGGTCGGAGACGCTGACCACGGTTGGCACACGGCCGGCGATGCGCGCCTGGCTGAAGCGCACCACCGTTTCCCATTCGCTGTCGGACAGGTAGGCGCCCTCGCCGGTGCTGCCCAGCGGGGCGATGGCATGCACGCCGTCGGCGATCAGGCGGTCGATGGACAGGCCCAGGGCATCAAGGTCAAGCGTGCCGTCAGCCGTGAAAGGAGTGATGGTGTAGCCGATAACGCCGCGAATTACAGGTGTAGACATGAGCAGGCACCTCTGCCGTTGTAGGGGTTGGGGAGCAACATCGTCGATCAGCCCAGGCAGTCGCCGTGGGCACGCAAGGCACGGCGCGCGTAGTAGCTGAACGCGGCGCCATGACGTTTCGGGGTGGAGATCCAGTCGTGGGCTTCCTTGCCCAGTGCCTCGGGGATGGGGCGGATGTCGCCGGCGCCCATGGCCAGCAGCTGCATTCTGGCTGCGCGCTCGAACAGCATGGCGAGCACGCAGGCTTCCTCGACCGAGCGGCCGGCGATCAGCAGGCCATGGTGGGAAAGCAGGATCGCGCGCTTGTCGCCGATCGCCCTGGCAATGATCTCGCCTTCCTCATTGCCCACCGGTACGCCGGGCCATTCCTTGAGAAACGCGCAGTCATCGAACAGCGGGCACAGGTCCATGTGCGAGATGGCCAGCGGCACCTCCAGCATCGAAAGGGCCGCGCTGTGCAGCGGGTGCGTGTGGATGATGCAGTTGACGTCGGCACGTGCGCGGTACAGCCAGCTGTGGAAGCGGTTGGCCGGGTTGGCCATGCCGCGGCCCTGTAGCACGTTGAGGTCTTCGTCGACCAGCAGCAGGTTGGAGGCGGCGATTTCGTCGAAGCCCAGGCCGAGTTGCTGGGTGTAGTAGGTGCCGGGTTGTTCGGCGCGCGCGGTGATCTGCCCGGCCAGGCCGGAATCATGGCCAGCGTCGAACAGGATGCGGCAGGTGAGGGCAAGTTTTTGCCGTGGGGTGTAGGTGTTGTCGGCCAGCGCCGTCAGCATTTGTTGTTGGGCGAGTTTGACGAGCTGGTCCTTGGGGGTGTGCATGGTTGTCATGGCGGTACCTGCATGCGGAGGGGCGACGAATTGCTGATCGGCGAGGACGCCGTCAGGACACAAAAGTGATATTAATGACACAAAGTGTCATATGCAAGCGATGTGTCATTCACGCATCAGTCCCGACAATCAGACCCAGTGCAAACCGCTATGGCCCGCATACGTAACTGGTATTACGTGCTCCGCCTGCACGCTGTTTAGCATCGACCGGGTCTTAACCGCGACGAGAACAACAACGTGAACCTCGCAACCCTAACCAGTCGAAGTGCCAGATATTGGCCGGAAAGTCTGGCGGTGATCGACCGCCGCACCCGGCTCACCTTTGCCCAGCTTGAACAGCGGACCAATCAGTTGGCCTCGGCCTTGTTGGCCCATGGCATCGCCACCGGCGAACATGTTGCGATCCTGGCGCCCAACCGGGTCGAGCTGGTGGAGGCGGAGGTGGCTTTCTACAAGGCCGGCCTGGTCAAGGTCCCGGTCAATGCGCGTCTGGCGCTGGATGAAGTGATCCAGGTACTGAACGACGCCTGCAGCGTCGCGCTGATCGCCGACCCGCAGGCTGCCGAGGCCTTGCTTGCACGCAGGCAGGAGGTGCCTGCGTTGCGCCTGATCGTTACCCTCGGCGAGCAGGGCGGCGACATCGACTATGCCGCACTACTGGCCCAGGGCAGCAGCCAGCCGGTCAGTTGCGACCTGCCTGACGAAGCACTGGCCGTGTTGCATTACACCTCGGGCAGTTCCGGCGTGCTCAAGGCAGCAATGCTCAGTGTCGGCAACCGCAAGGCGCTGATCCGCAAGAGCATCGCCAGCCCCACGCGGCGTGCCGGCCCAGGCGACATCATGGCCCATGTCGGCCCCATCACCCATGCCAGCGGCATGCAGCTGATGCCGCTGCTGGCGGTGGGCGCCTGCAACCTGTTGCTGGAACGCTACGATGACCAGTTGCTGCTCGAAACCATCCAGCGCGAGGGCGTGACTCGGTTGTTCCTGGTACCGGCCATGATCAACCGTCTGGTCAATTTCCCCGGGGTAGAGCGCTATGACCTGAGCAGCCTGCGCCTGGTGATGTATGGCGCAGCGCCAATGGCGCCAGCGCTCGTCAAACGGGCCATCGAGGTGTTCGGGCCGATCCTGGCCCAAGGCTACGGCGCTGGCGAAACCTGCTCGCTGGTGACGGTGCTGACAGAGCAGGACCACCTGTGCGAAAGCGGCGACTACCACCGGCTGGCCTCATGCGGACGATGCTATTTCGAGACCGACCTGCGTGTAGTGGACGACGCTTTCCGCGACGTCCAGCCAGGCGAGGTGGGCGAGATCGTGGTCAAGGGCCCGGACATCATGCAGGGCTACTGGCGCGCACCACACCTCACCGCCGAGGTGATGCGTGACGGCTACTATCTCACCGGCGACCTGGCCACCGTGGACCAACAGGGCTACGTGTTCATCGTCGACCGCAAGAAGGAAATGATCATTTCCGGCGGCTTCAACATCTACCCCAGCGAAGTCGAGCAGGTGCTCTACAGCCTGCCGCAAGTGTTCGAGGCTGCCGTGGTGGGTGTGCCCGACGAGCAGTGGGGTGAAGCGGTGCGGGCAGTGATCGTGCTCAAGCCTGGCATGCAGCTGCAGGAACACGAGGTGATCGAACATTGTGCCCAGGCCCTTGCCGGGTTCAAGAAACCGCGTGGTGTGGACTTCGTCAGCGAGCTGCCGAAGAACCCCAACGGCAAGGTGGTGCGCCGCCTGATTCGAGACGCCTACTGGCAAAACAGCGAACGCCGCATCTGACCTGAGGAATTGCCATGTACCAGCCAAGCGAAAAGGCCAAACAGATCATCGAGGCCATCGGCGGCTTCGTTCGCAACGAGATCCTGCCCCTGGAACAAAACGCCGGCCTCAGCTGGGCAGAGCCCCACCCGCGTGAGGTGCTGCAGCAGGTGTGGCAGCGCTCGTGCGAGCAAGGCTTCTACAACATCATGCTGCCTGAAACGATCGGTGGAGCAGGGTTGACCGTGTCCGACCTGTGTGCGGTGAAAGAAGCCACGGTGCTGACTGGTTCCATGCTGGCGCCGCACATTCTCGGCGAGCTTTCCGGGCCGCCACGTGTCGGC harbors:
- a CDS encoding dihydrodipicolinate synthase family protein codes for the protein MSTPVIRGVIGYTITPFTADGTLDLDALGLSIDRLIADGVHAIAPLGSTGEGAYLSDSEWETVVRFSQARIAGRVPTVVSVSDLTTARTVQRARLAQACGATAVMVLPISYWKLTEAEVLAHYRAVGAAIDIPIMLYNNPGTSGTDLSVELILRILDEVPSVTMVKESTGDIQRMHRMFKATEGQLAFYNGCNPLALEALVAGASGWCTAAPNLIPALNLALWDAVQQGDLGEARALFYRQYQLLEYITRRGLPTTIKAGLQMLGQAVGAPRLPLQPLDAQGSAYLKGLLEELGAGH
- a CDS encoding AMP-binding protein, translating into MNLATLTSRSARYWPESLAVIDRRTRLTFAQLEQRTNQLASALLAHGIATGEHVAILAPNRVELVEAEVAFYKAGLVKVPVNARLALDEVIQVLNDACSVALIADPQAAEALLARRQEVPALRLIVTLGEQGGDIDYAALLAQGSSQPVSCDLPDEALAVLHYTSGSSGVLKAAMLSVGNRKALIRKSIASPTRRAGPGDIMAHVGPITHASGMQLMPLLAVGACNLLLERYDDQLLLETIQREGVTRLFLVPAMINRLVNFPGVERYDLSSLRLVMYGAAPMAPALVKRAIEVFGPILAQGYGAGETCSLVTVLTEQDHLCESGDYHRLASCGRCYFETDLRVVDDAFRDVQPGEVGEIVVKGPDIMQGYWRAPHLTAEVMRDGYYLTGDLATVDQQGYVFIVDRKKEMIISGGFNIYPSEVEQVLYSLPQVFEAAVVGVPDEQWGEAVRAVIVLKPGMQLQEHEVIEHCAQALAGFKKPRGVDFVSELPKNPNGKVVRRLIRDAYWQNSERRI
- a CDS encoding aldolase — its product is MTTMHTPKDQLVKLAQQQMLTALADNTYTPRQKLALTCRILFDAGHDSGLAGQITARAEQPGTYYTQQLGLGFDEIAASNLLLVDEDLNVLQGRGMANPANRFHSWLYRARADVNCIIHTHPLHSAALSMLEVPLAISHMDLCPLFDDCAFLKEWPGVPVGNEEGEIIARAIGDKRAILLSHHGLLIAGRSVEEACVLAMLFERAARMQLLAMGAGDIRPIPEALGKEAHDWISTPKRHGAAFSYYARRALRAHGDCLG